A genomic window from Motacilla alba alba isolate MOTALB_02 chromosome 6, Motacilla_alba_V1.0_pri, whole genome shotgun sequence includes:
- the CCDC186 gene encoding coiled-coil domain-containing protein 186 isoform X1 encodes MVWLHKGELNKSESKDGNKFDVANFPKKIMEEYSTEMQSTLEPVNLSDDASFKSPDNCKADKTPGIEECPGTGSDAGGLERESSSLPSDQDAAAVGTSSSGPPAERQQQCGGADSSASASCERKAEGSTKPEHLPSEEHEPQDPETNQTEQSLMEILQDLREEPDFVKKSSDKIYSESPYDTDCTKKLISTIHQTSSQEDLLKEIESELLSTDFSKEPKLPNGVQKGEHALAVFEKCVQDKYLQQEQTITKLIKENKKHQELILEICSEKDNLKDELKKRTETEKQHLSIIKQLEARIEELNKEVKVSKDRLVTQDAAAKNTIQQLHKEMAFRMEQANKKCEEARHEKETMVMKYVRGEKESLDLRKEKEGLERRLRDANKEIEKLTNKIKQLSQEKGRLHQLYETKDGEATRLNREIEKLKEEINSHVIKVKWAQNKLKTEMDSHKETKERLKDAMTKLTEAKEEGDQIRKNCQEMIKSYQESEEIKSNELDAKFRVTKGELEKQIQEKSDNLEVHHAKIKELEDLKRTFKEGMDELRTLRTKVKCLEDERLRTEDELSKYKEIINRQKSEIQNLLDRVKTVDQLQDQHQRDEQEINALKEEIDGFNSLVADLQKDIEGSRKRESELLIFTEKLTSKNAQLQSENNSLQSQLDKLSYSERELQNQLECVQQTKDDLAIRLQKEEDQRKSEVEALQAQLASEQEEVSALKTHVDELKDDLATQKRKHAANLKDLTKQLQLARRKLDQMENGNYDKEVSSMGSRSSSSGSLNARSSTEDRSPENTGSAAAVDSFPEVDKAVLVERILRLQKAHARKNEKMEFMEDHIKQLVEEIRKKTKIIQSYILREEAGTLSSEASDFNKVHLSRRGGIMASLYTSHPADSGLTLELSLEINRKLQAVLEDTLLKNITLKENLQTLGTEIERLIKHKHELEQRIKQT; translated from the exons ATGGTCTGGCTGCATAAGGGAGAGCTGAACAAGTCAGAAAGCAAGGATGGAAACAAGTTTGATGTGGCAA ATTTCCCAAAGAAGATTATGGAGGAATATTCAACAGAAATGCAGAGCACACTGGAGCCAGTCAATCTGTCAGATGATGCCTCTTTCAAGTCCCCAGATAATTGTAAGGCTGATAAAACACCTGGAATAGAGGAGTGCCCAGGCACTGGAAGTGATGCTGGTGGCTTGGAGAGGGAATCGAGTTCCCTGCCCTCGGATCAGGATGCAGCAGCTGttggcaccagcagcagtgggCCCCCAGCAGaaagacagcagcagtgtggaGGGGCAGACTCCTCTGCAAGTGCCTCCTgtgaaagaaaggcagaaggcTCCACAAAACCAGAACATCTACCTAGTGAAGAACATGAACCACAAGATCCAGAAACTAACCAGACAGAACAATCATTAATGGAAATATTACAGGATCTAAGGGAGGAGCCTGACTTTGTGAAAAAATCAAGTGATAAAATCTATTCAGAAAGCCCTTATGACACGGACTGCACAAAGAAACTTATTTCCACAATACATCAGACTTCCTCACAGGAGGATTTGCTAAAGGAAATAGAGTCTGAACTGTTATCCACAGATTTCTCAAAAGAACCAAAGCTCCCCAATGGTGTGCAGAAGGGTGAACATGCCTTGGCTGTGTTTGAAAAATGTGTACAAGATAAATACCTGCAGCAAGAACAAACTATTACAAA attgattaaagaaaataaaaagcatcagGAACTGATTTTGGAAATTTGCTCAGAAAAGGACAACTTAAAAGatgaattgaaaaaaagaacagaaacagaaaagcagcacctCAGCATTATTAAACAG CTGGAAGCAAGAATAGAAGAGCTTAATAAAGAAGTGAAAGTTAGCAAAGACAGACTTGTAACTCAAGATGCAGCAGCCAAAAATACTATTCAGCAGTTGCACAAAGAGATGGCCTTTCGAATGGAACAG GCAAACAAGAAATGTGAGGAAGCTCGCCACGAGAAGGAGACAATGGTGATGAAATACGTCCGCGGGGAGAAGGAGTCGCTTGACCTCCGCAAGGAAAAGGAGGGCCTTGAGAGAAGACTGAGAGATGCaaacaaagaaatagaaaagcttacaaataaaatcaaacaactctctcaggaaaaaggaagattGCACCAGCTCTATGAAACAAAG GATGGTGAAGCCACTCGACTCaacagagaaatagaaaaattgaAAGAAGAAATCAATTCTCATGTTATCAAAGTAAAATGGGCTCAGAACaaattgaaaacagaaatggatTCACACAAG GAAACCAAAGAACGCCTCAAAGATGCAATGACAAAATTAACTGAAGCAAAAGAAGAAGGAGATCAGATAAGGAAAAACTGTCAAGAAATGATAAAATCATATCAA GAGTCAGAAGAAATCAAATCAAATGAATTGGATGCAAAATTCAGAGTTACTAAAGGAGAACTAGAGAAACAAATCCAGGAGAAGTCTGATAATCTGGAG GTGCatcatgcaaaaataaaagaactggAAGACTTGAAGAGAACTTTTAAGGAAGGCATGGATGAGCTTCGAACACTGAGAACAAAG gtAAAGTGTCTAGAGGATGAGCGCTTAAGAACAGAAGATGAGTTATCCAAGtataaagaaattataaatagGCAGAAAAGTGAAATTCAGAATTTGCTGGACAGAGTCAAAACTGTAGATCAGCTGCAGGATCAGCATCAGAG AGATGAACAAGAAATCAATGctttaaaggaagaaatagaTGGTTTCAATTCTCTGGTTGCTGATCTTCAGAAGGACATTGAAGGTAGTCGGAAAAGAGAATCTGAGCTATTGATATTCACTGAGAAATTAACCAGTAAGAATGCACAGCTTCAGTCTGAAAACAATTCCTTACAGAGCCAGTTGGATAAGCTTTCTTACAGTGAAAGAGAGCTGCAGAACCAGCTGGAGTGTGTTCAACAGACTAAAGATGATCTG GCCATCAGGTTACAGAAGGAGGAGGATCAGCGAAAGTCAGAGGTTGAGGCCCTGCAGGCTCAGCTGGCCTCAGAGCAGGAAGAGGTGTCAGCCCTGAAGACCCACGTGGATGAGCTGAAGGATGACCTGGCTACCCAGAAGCGCAAGCACGCAGCAAACCTGAAAGACCTCACAAAACAGCTTCAGCTAG CACGGAGGAAATTGGATCAGATGGAAAATGGTAATTATGACAAAGAAGTCAGCAGCATGGGGAGCCGTTCCAGTTCATCAG GGTCCCTGAACGCGCGCAGCAGCACCGAGGATCGCTCCCCTGAGAACACTGGCTCTGCAGCGGCTGTGGACAGCTTCCCAGAGGTGGACAAGGCTGTCTTGGTTGAAAGAATACTAAGGCTGCAGAAGGCACATGCTCGAAAAAATGAGAAGATGGAGTTTATGGAGGATCACATTAAACAGCTGGTGgaggaaatcaggaaaaaaaccaa AATTATTCAGAGTTACATTTTGCGGGAAGAAGCCGGAACGCTGTCATCAGAGGCCTCTGACTTCAACAAAGTACACTTGAGCAGGCGTGGGGGGATCATGGCATCTCTGTATACATCTCACCCTGCAGACAGTGGGCTCACCTTGGAACTCTCCTTAGAGATAAACAGGAAGCTTCAGGCTGTGTTAGAAGATACATTACTGAAGAATATTACATTGAAA GAAAACCTGCAGACTCTAGGAACAGAAATAGAACGACTTATTAAACACAAGCATGAACTGGAACAGAGAATAAAGCAGACATAA
- the CCDC186 gene encoding coiled-coil domain-containing protein 186 isoform X2, with protein sequence MEEYSTEMQSTLEPVNLSDDASFKSPDNCKADKTPGIEECPGTGSDAGGLERESSSLPSDQDAAAVGTSSSGPPAERQQQCGGADSSASASCERKAEGSTKPEHLPSEEHEPQDPETNQTEQSLMEILQDLREEPDFVKKSSDKIYSESPYDTDCTKKLISTIHQTSSQEDLLKEIESELLSTDFSKEPKLPNGVQKGEHALAVFEKCVQDKYLQQEQTITKLIKENKKHQELILEICSEKDNLKDELKKRTETEKQHLSIIKQLEARIEELNKEVKVSKDRLVTQDAAAKNTIQQLHKEMAFRMEQANKKCEEARHEKETMVMKYVRGEKESLDLRKEKEGLERRLRDANKEIEKLTNKIKQLSQEKGRLHQLYETKDGEATRLNREIEKLKEEINSHVIKVKWAQNKLKTEMDSHKETKERLKDAMTKLTEAKEEGDQIRKNCQEMIKSYQESEEIKSNELDAKFRVTKGELEKQIQEKSDNLEVHHAKIKELEDLKRTFKEGMDELRTLRTKVKCLEDERLRTEDELSKYKEIINRQKSEIQNLLDRVKTVDQLQDQHQRDEQEINALKEEIDGFNSLVADLQKDIEGSRKRESELLIFTEKLTSKNAQLQSENNSLQSQLDKLSYSERELQNQLECVQQTKDDLAIRLQKEEDQRKSEVEALQAQLASEQEEVSALKTHVDELKDDLATQKRKHAANLKDLTKQLQLARRKLDQMENGNYDKEVSSMGSRSSSSGSLNARSSTEDRSPENTGSAAAVDSFPEVDKAVLVERILRLQKAHARKNEKMEFMEDHIKQLVEEIRKKTKIIQSYILREEAGTLSSEASDFNKVHLSRRGGIMASLYTSHPADSGLTLELSLEINRKLQAVLEDTLLKNITLKENLQTLGTEIERLIKHKHELEQRIKQT encoded by the exons ATGGAGGAATATTCAACAGAAATGCAGAGCACACTGGAGCCAGTCAATCTGTCAGATGATGCCTCTTTCAAGTCCCCAGATAATTGTAAGGCTGATAAAACACCTGGAATAGAGGAGTGCCCAGGCACTGGAAGTGATGCTGGTGGCTTGGAGAGGGAATCGAGTTCCCTGCCCTCGGATCAGGATGCAGCAGCTGttggcaccagcagcagtgggCCCCCAGCAGaaagacagcagcagtgtggaGGGGCAGACTCCTCTGCAAGTGCCTCCTgtgaaagaaaggcagaaggcTCCACAAAACCAGAACATCTACCTAGTGAAGAACATGAACCACAAGATCCAGAAACTAACCAGACAGAACAATCATTAATGGAAATATTACAGGATCTAAGGGAGGAGCCTGACTTTGTGAAAAAATCAAGTGATAAAATCTATTCAGAAAGCCCTTATGACACGGACTGCACAAAGAAACTTATTTCCACAATACATCAGACTTCCTCACAGGAGGATTTGCTAAAGGAAATAGAGTCTGAACTGTTATCCACAGATTTCTCAAAAGAACCAAAGCTCCCCAATGGTGTGCAGAAGGGTGAACATGCCTTGGCTGTGTTTGAAAAATGTGTACAAGATAAATACCTGCAGCAAGAACAAACTATTACAAA attgattaaagaaaataaaaagcatcagGAACTGATTTTGGAAATTTGCTCAGAAAAGGACAACTTAAAAGatgaattgaaaaaaagaacagaaacagaaaagcagcacctCAGCATTATTAAACAG CTGGAAGCAAGAATAGAAGAGCTTAATAAAGAAGTGAAAGTTAGCAAAGACAGACTTGTAACTCAAGATGCAGCAGCCAAAAATACTATTCAGCAGTTGCACAAAGAGATGGCCTTTCGAATGGAACAG GCAAACAAGAAATGTGAGGAAGCTCGCCACGAGAAGGAGACAATGGTGATGAAATACGTCCGCGGGGAGAAGGAGTCGCTTGACCTCCGCAAGGAAAAGGAGGGCCTTGAGAGAAGACTGAGAGATGCaaacaaagaaatagaaaagcttacaaataaaatcaaacaactctctcaggaaaaaggaagattGCACCAGCTCTATGAAACAAAG GATGGTGAAGCCACTCGACTCaacagagaaatagaaaaattgaAAGAAGAAATCAATTCTCATGTTATCAAAGTAAAATGGGCTCAGAACaaattgaaaacagaaatggatTCACACAAG GAAACCAAAGAACGCCTCAAAGATGCAATGACAAAATTAACTGAAGCAAAAGAAGAAGGAGATCAGATAAGGAAAAACTGTCAAGAAATGATAAAATCATATCAA GAGTCAGAAGAAATCAAATCAAATGAATTGGATGCAAAATTCAGAGTTACTAAAGGAGAACTAGAGAAACAAATCCAGGAGAAGTCTGATAATCTGGAG GTGCatcatgcaaaaataaaagaactggAAGACTTGAAGAGAACTTTTAAGGAAGGCATGGATGAGCTTCGAACACTGAGAACAAAG gtAAAGTGTCTAGAGGATGAGCGCTTAAGAACAGAAGATGAGTTATCCAAGtataaagaaattataaatagGCAGAAAAGTGAAATTCAGAATTTGCTGGACAGAGTCAAAACTGTAGATCAGCTGCAGGATCAGCATCAGAG AGATGAACAAGAAATCAATGctttaaaggaagaaatagaTGGTTTCAATTCTCTGGTTGCTGATCTTCAGAAGGACATTGAAGGTAGTCGGAAAAGAGAATCTGAGCTATTGATATTCACTGAGAAATTAACCAGTAAGAATGCACAGCTTCAGTCTGAAAACAATTCCTTACAGAGCCAGTTGGATAAGCTTTCTTACAGTGAAAGAGAGCTGCAGAACCAGCTGGAGTGTGTTCAACAGACTAAAGATGATCTG GCCATCAGGTTACAGAAGGAGGAGGATCAGCGAAAGTCAGAGGTTGAGGCCCTGCAGGCTCAGCTGGCCTCAGAGCAGGAAGAGGTGTCAGCCCTGAAGACCCACGTGGATGAGCTGAAGGATGACCTGGCTACCCAGAAGCGCAAGCACGCAGCAAACCTGAAAGACCTCACAAAACAGCTTCAGCTAG CACGGAGGAAATTGGATCAGATGGAAAATGGTAATTATGACAAAGAAGTCAGCAGCATGGGGAGCCGTTCCAGTTCATCAG GGTCCCTGAACGCGCGCAGCAGCACCGAGGATCGCTCCCCTGAGAACACTGGCTCTGCAGCGGCTGTGGACAGCTTCCCAGAGGTGGACAAGGCTGTCTTGGTTGAAAGAATACTAAGGCTGCAGAAGGCACATGCTCGAAAAAATGAGAAGATGGAGTTTATGGAGGATCACATTAAACAGCTGGTGgaggaaatcaggaaaaaaaccaa AATTATTCAGAGTTACATTTTGCGGGAAGAAGCCGGAACGCTGTCATCAGAGGCCTCTGACTTCAACAAAGTACACTTGAGCAGGCGTGGGGGGATCATGGCATCTCTGTATACATCTCACCCTGCAGACAGTGGGCTCACCTTGGAACTCTCCTTAGAGATAAACAGGAAGCTTCAGGCTGTGTTAGAAGATACATTACTGAAGAATATTACATTGAAA GAAAACCTGCAGACTCTAGGAACAGAAATAGAACGACTTATTAAACACAAGCATGAACTGGAACAGAGAATAAAGCAGACATAA